One stretch of Columba livia isolate bColLiv1 breed racing homer chromosome 29, bColLiv1.pat.W.v2, whole genome shotgun sequence DNA includes these proteins:
- the TESPA1 gene encoding protein TESPA1 isoform X1: MSLWSPHVTALMLLQGDPPPGAAAMEGTSVLSPSWWEKRRAWARQSRSWRPTAPDEDDVAPNEDDVAPDEDEVAPATRHVPELPAPDLDDVFLEGSPSRKIETWLQECGSLVEEPGSPGPLGCENNGTSFEDDLTLGAEALLLLGSHEVTGRAPRDKPPSVASSGLSSLPTKTSCSVVAVTRGCPPRSVAAVLAWRQEDAEEILVSLGFARSEPGAMARVPPRFLATPSRARGMDVGLFLRAQVQRLETEEPGLALAGRFQQAQALAVTADTFFCLYSYVSRIPVRCICPPHPAWPCPRVPDTRVSPPAQPTILSPIERLKKVVSTMSLYVSPRNGDNLGDKDNLWDGDNPWGTGQVSPVSPALGKGMRDETFGLDVADVPTGWGGDGNTGTVQHPWGATRGPQVPLSPHLVWGVPMCPHHCGGEGEQAMSPGPTPAGTLTGAVWGHAERCCPHGSGDSPTGVTGEALCPPRAGQGEHQLDAAAGVTLSPALSPPSPYTKDPQDSMGTRSPSPDTPRTGGRRSGNRHLGGPLKDTGHPPGKVPVSPCPHWQESGDSFELEELPSTSEDDDDDNEGDTHEESGRSLCPSITIRRSFMLHGGSGRSDSSGFVEEPVWGHPPARLCDTDQTA, translated from the exons ATGTCACTGTGGTCACCCCATGTCACAGCTCTCATGTTGCTGCAGGGTGACCCCCCACCCGGCGCTGCGGCCATGGAGGGGACATCGGTGCTGAGCCCGTCCTGGTGGGAGAAGCGGCGAGCGTGGGCCCGGCAGAGCCGGAGCTGGCGACCCACGGCCCCCGACGAGGATGATGTGGCCCCCAACGAGGACGATGTGGCCCCCGATGAGGACGAGGTGGCCCCCGCCACCCGCCATGTCCCTGAGCTGCCGGCCCCCGACCTGGACGACGTTTTTCTCGAAG gaaGCCCCTCCAGGAAGATCGAGACGTGGCTGCAGGAGTGTGG GTCACTGGTGGAGGAGCCGGGCTCGCCGGGTCCCTTGG GGTGTGAGAACAACGGGACCAGCTTCGAGGACGACCTGACGCTGGGAGCTGAAG CCCTTCTGCTACTGGGGAGCCACGAGGTAACAGGCAG AGCCCCGAGGGACAAACCCCCCAGTGTGGCCTCCAGTGGcctctccagcctccccacCAAGACCAGTTGCAG CGTGGTGGCGGTGACACGGGGCTGTCCCCCCCGCAGCGTGGCGGCGGTGCTGGCGTGGCGGCAGGAGGATGCCGAGGAGATCCTGGTCAGCCTGGGCTTCGCGCGCAGCGAGCCGGGGGCCATGGCGCGTGTCCCCCCCCGCTTCCTGGCCACCCCATCCCGCGCCAGGGGCATGGACGTCGGGCTCTTCCTCCGCGCACAAGTGCAGCGGCTGGAGACGGAGGAGCCCGGGCTGGCGCTGGCCG GTCGCTTCCAGCAGGCGCAGGCTCTGGCTGTCACCGCCGACACTTTCTTCTGCCTCTATTCCTACGTCTCGCGGATCCCCGTGCGGTGCAtctgtcccccccaccccgcctggccgtgtccccgtgtccccgacACgcgtgtgtcccccccagcccagcccaccaTCCTCTCGCCCATTGAGAGGCTGAAGAAGGTCGTATCCACCATGTCTCTCTACGTGTCCCCGCGGAACGGGGACAACCTGGGGGACAAGGACAATCTGTGGGATGGGGACAACCCGTGGGGGACCGGGCaggtgtcccctgtgtcccctgccctggggaaggggatgcGGGATGAGACGTTTGGGTTGGATGTGGCCGATGTCCCCAcgggctggggaggggatgggaaTACGGGGACAGTGCAGCACCCTTGGGGAGCAACGAGGGGTCCCCAAGTGCCGCTGTCACCTCACCTGgtgtggggtgtccccatgtgtccccatcactgtggtggggagggggagcagGCAATGTCCCCAGGCCCAACCCCAGCGGGGACACTGACTGGAGCTGTGTGGGGACACGCAGAGCGGTGCTGTCCCCATGGCAGCGGTGACAGCCCCACGGGGGTGACCGGGGAAGCTCTGTGTCCCCCGAGAGCAGGACAGGGGGAGCACCAGCTGGACGCTGCTGCAGGTGTCACCTTGTCCCCAGCGCTGAGTCCCCCATCCCCCTACACCAAGGACCCCCAGGACTCCATGGGGACACGTTCCCCCAGCCCAGACACCCCAAGAACTGGAGGCCGCCGGAGTGGGAACCGGCACCTGGGGGGCCCCCTGAAGGACACCGGACACCCCCCCGGGaaggtccccgtgtccccctgtccccactggCAGGAATCGGGTGACTCCTTTGAGCTGGAGGAG CTCCCGAGCACCAGCGAGGATGATGACGATGACAACGAAGGTGACACCCACGAGGAATCCGGtcggtccctctgtccctccatCACCATCCGGAGAA GTTTCATGCTGCACGGTGGCAGCGGCCGGTCCGACAGCAGCGGCTTCGTGGAGGAGCCGGTGTGGGGACACCCACCCGCCCGGCTTTGTGACACCGACCAGACGGCCTGA
- the TESPA1 gene encoding protein TESPA1 isoform X2: MSLWSPHVTALMLLQGDPPPGAAAMEGTSVLSPSWWEKRRAWARQSRSWRPTAPDEDDVAPNEDDVAPDEDEVAPATRHVPELPAPDLDDVFLEGSPSRKIETWLQECGSLVEEPGSPGPLGCENNGTSFEDDLTLGAEALLLLGSHEVTGRAPRDKPPSVASSGLSSLPTKTSCSVAAVLAWRQEDAEEILVSLGFARSEPGAMARVPPRFLATPSRARGMDVGLFLRAQVQRLETEEPGLALAGRFQQAQALAVTADTFFCLYSYVSRIPVRCICPPHPAWPCPRVPDTRVSPPAQPTILSPIERLKKVVSTMSLYVSPRNGDNLGDKDNLWDGDNPWGTGQVSPVSPALGKGMRDETFGLDVADVPTGWGGDGNTGTVQHPWGATRGPQVPLSPHLVWGVPMCPHHCGGEGEQAMSPGPTPAGTLTGAVWGHAERCCPHGSGDSPTGVTGEALCPPRAGQGEHQLDAAAGVTLSPALSPPSPYTKDPQDSMGTRSPSPDTPRTGGRRSGNRHLGGPLKDTGHPPGKVPVSPCPHWQESGDSFELEELPSTSEDDDDDNEGDTHEESGRSLCPSITIRRSFMLHGGSGRSDSSGFVEEPVWGHPPARLCDTDQTA, from the exons ATGTCACTGTGGTCACCCCATGTCACAGCTCTCATGTTGCTGCAGGGTGACCCCCCACCCGGCGCTGCGGCCATGGAGGGGACATCGGTGCTGAGCCCGTCCTGGTGGGAGAAGCGGCGAGCGTGGGCCCGGCAGAGCCGGAGCTGGCGACCCACGGCCCCCGACGAGGATGATGTGGCCCCCAACGAGGACGATGTGGCCCCCGATGAGGACGAGGTGGCCCCCGCCACCCGCCATGTCCCTGAGCTGCCGGCCCCCGACCTGGACGACGTTTTTCTCGAAG gaaGCCCCTCCAGGAAGATCGAGACGTGGCTGCAGGAGTGTGG GTCACTGGTGGAGGAGCCGGGCTCGCCGGGTCCCTTGG GGTGTGAGAACAACGGGACCAGCTTCGAGGACGACCTGACGCTGGGAGCTGAAG CCCTTCTGCTACTGGGGAGCCACGAGGTAACAGGCAG AGCCCCGAGGGACAAACCCCCCAGTGTGGCCTCCAGTGGcctctccagcctccccacCAAGACCAGTTGCAG CGTGGCGGCGGTGCTGGCGTGGCGGCAGGAGGATGCCGAGGAGATCCTGGTCAGCCTGGGCTTCGCGCGCAGCGAGCCGGGGGCCATGGCGCGTGTCCCCCCCCGCTTCCTGGCCACCCCATCCCGCGCCAGGGGCATGGACGTCGGGCTCTTCCTCCGCGCACAAGTGCAGCGGCTGGAGACGGAGGAGCCCGGGCTGGCGCTGGCCG GTCGCTTCCAGCAGGCGCAGGCTCTGGCTGTCACCGCCGACACTTTCTTCTGCCTCTATTCCTACGTCTCGCGGATCCCCGTGCGGTGCAtctgtcccccccaccccgcctggccgtgtccccgtgtccccgacACgcgtgtgtcccccccagcccagcccaccaTCCTCTCGCCCATTGAGAGGCTGAAGAAGGTCGTATCCACCATGTCTCTCTACGTGTCCCCGCGGAACGGGGACAACCTGGGGGACAAGGACAATCTGTGGGATGGGGACAACCCGTGGGGGACCGGGCaggtgtcccctgtgtcccctgccctggggaaggggatgcGGGATGAGACGTTTGGGTTGGATGTGGCCGATGTCCCCAcgggctggggaggggatgggaaTACGGGGACAGTGCAGCACCCTTGGGGAGCAACGAGGGGTCCCCAAGTGCCGCTGTCACCTCACCTGgtgtggggtgtccccatgtgtccccatcactgtggtggggagggggagcagGCAATGTCCCCAGGCCCAACCCCAGCGGGGACACTGACTGGAGCTGTGTGGGGACACGCAGAGCGGTGCTGTCCCCATGGCAGCGGTGACAGCCCCACGGGGGTGACCGGGGAAGCTCTGTGTCCCCCGAGAGCAGGACAGGGGGAGCACCAGCTGGACGCTGCTGCAGGTGTCACCTTGTCCCCAGCGCTGAGTCCCCCATCCCCCTACACCAAGGACCCCCAGGACTCCATGGGGACACGTTCCCCCAGCCCAGACACCCCAAGAACTGGAGGCCGCCGGAGTGGGAACCGGCACCTGGGGGGCCCCCTGAAGGACACCGGACACCCCCCCGGGaaggtccccgtgtccccctgtccccactggCAGGAATCGGGTGACTCCTTTGAGCTGGAGGAG CTCCCGAGCACCAGCGAGGATGATGACGATGACAACGAAGGTGACACCCACGAGGAATCCGGtcggtccctctgtccctccatCACCATCCGGAGAA GTTTCATGCTGCACGGTGGCAGCGGCCGGTCCGACAGCAGCGGCTTCGTGGAGGAGCCGGTGTGGGGACACCCACCCGCCCGGCTTTGTGACACCGACCAGACGGCCTGA
- the TESPA1 gene encoding protein TESPA1 isoform X5, whose product MSLWSPHVTALMLLQGDPPPGAAAMEGTSVLSPSWWEKRRAWARQSRSWRPTAPDEDDVAPNEDDVAPDEDEVAPATRHVPELPAPDLDDVFLEGSPSRKIETWLQECGSLVEEPGSPGPLGCENNGTSFEDDLTLGAEALLLLGSHEVTGSVAAVLAWRQEDAEEILVSLGFARSEPGAMARVPPRFLATPSRARGMDVGLFLRAQVQRLETEEPGLALAGRFQQAQALAVTADTFFCLYSYVSRIPVRCICPPHPAWPCPRVPDTRVSPPAQPTILSPIERLKKVVSTMSLYVSPRNGDNLGDKDNLWDGDNPWGTGQVSPVSPALGKGMRDETFGLDVADVPTGWGGDGNTGTVQHPWGATRGPQVPLSPHLVWGVPMCPHHCGGEGEQAMSPGPTPAGTLTGAVWGHAERCCPHGSGDSPTGVTGEALCPPRAGQGEHQLDAAAGVTLSPALSPPSPYTKDPQDSMGTRSPSPDTPRTGGRRSGNRHLGGPLKDTGHPPGKVPVSPCPHWQESGDSFELEELPSTSEDDDDDNEGDTHEESGRSLCPSITIRRSFMLHGGSGRSDSSGFVEEPVWGHPPARLCDTDQTA is encoded by the exons ATGTCACTGTGGTCACCCCATGTCACAGCTCTCATGTTGCTGCAGGGTGACCCCCCACCCGGCGCTGCGGCCATGGAGGGGACATCGGTGCTGAGCCCGTCCTGGTGGGAGAAGCGGCGAGCGTGGGCCCGGCAGAGCCGGAGCTGGCGACCCACGGCCCCCGACGAGGATGATGTGGCCCCCAACGAGGACGATGTGGCCCCCGATGAGGACGAGGTGGCCCCCGCCACCCGCCATGTCCCTGAGCTGCCGGCCCCCGACCTGGACGACGTTTTTCTCGAAG gaaGCCCCTCCAGGAAGATCGAGACGTGGCTGCAGGAGTGTGG GTCACTGGTGGAGGAGCCGGGCTCGCCGGGTCCCTTGG GGTGTGAGAACAACGGGACCAGCTTCGAGGACGACCTGACGCTGGGAGCTGAAG CCCTTCTGCTACTGGGGAGCCACGAGGTAACAGGCAG CGTGGCGGCGGTGCTGGCGTGGCGGCAGGAGGATGCCGAGGAGATCCTGGTCAGCCTGGGCTTCGCGCGCAGCGAGCCGGGGGCCATGGCGCGTGTCCCCCCCCGCTTCCTGGCCACCCCATCCCGCGCCAGGGGCATGGACGTCGGGCTCTTCCTCCGCGCACAAGTGCAGCGGCTGGAGACGGAGGAGCCCGGGCTGGCGCTGGCCG GTCGCTTCCAGCAGGCGCAGGCTCTGGCTGTCACCGCCGACACTTTCTTCTGCCTCTATTCCTACGTCTCGCGGATCCCCGTGCGGTGCAtctgtcccccccaccccgcctggccgtgtccccgtgtccccgacACgcgtgtgtcccccccagcccagcccaccaTCCTCTCGCCCATTGAGAGGCTGAAGAAGGTCGTATCCACCATGTCTCTCTACGTGTCCCCGCGGAACGGGGACAACCTGGGGGACAAGGACAATCTGTGGGATGGGGACAACCCGTGGGGGACCGGGCaggtgtcccctgtgtcccctgccctggggaaggggatgcGGGATGAGACGTTTGGGTTGGATGTGGCCGATGTCCCCAcgggctggggaggggatgggaaTACGGGGACAGTGCAGCACCCTTGGGGAGCAACGAGGGGTCCCCAAGTGCCGCTGTCACCTCACCTGgtgtggggtgtccccatgtgtccccatcactgtggtggggagggggagcagGCAATGTCCCCAGGCCCAACCCCAGCGGGGACACTGACTGGAGCTGTGTGGGGACACGCAGAGCGGTGCTGTCCCCATGGCAGCGGTGACAGCCCCACGGGGGTGACCGGGGAAGCTCTGTGTCCCCCGAGAGCAGGACAGGGGGAGCACCAGCTGGACGCTGCTGCAGGTGTCACCTTGTCCCCAGCGCTGAGTCCCCCATCCCCCTACACCAAGGACCCCCAGGACTCCATGGGGACACGTTCCCCCAGCCCAGACACCCCAAGAACTGGAGGCCGCCGGAGTGGGAACCGGCACCTGGGGGGCCCCCTGAAGGACACCGGACACCCCCCCGGGaaggtccccgtgtccccctgtccccactggCAGGAATCGGGTGACTCCTTTGAGCTGGAGGAG CTCCCGAGCACCAGCGAGGATGATGACGATGACAACGAAGGTGACACCCACGAGGAATCCGGtcggtccctctgtccctccatCACCATCCGGAGAA GTTTCATGCTGCACGGTGGCAGCGGCCGGTCCGACAGCAGCGGCTTCGTGGAGGAGCCGGTGTGGGGACACCCACCCGCCCGGCTTTGTGACACCGACCAGACGGCCTGA
- the TESPA1 gene encoding protein TESPA1 isoform X4 yields the protein MSLWSPHVTALMLLQGDPPPGAAAMEGTSVLSPSWWEKRRAWARQSRSWRPTAPDEDDVAPNEDDVAPDEDEVAPATRHVPELPAPDLDDVFLEGSPSRKIETWLQECGSLVEEPGSPGPLGCENNGTSFEDDLTLGAEALLLLGSHEVTGSVVAVTRGCPPRSVAAVLAWRQEDAEEILVSLGFARSEPGAMARVPPRFLATPSRARGMDVGLFLRAQVQRLETEEPGLALAGRFQQAQALAVTADTFFCLYSYVSRIPVRCICPPHPAWPCPRVPDTRVSPPAQPTILSPIERLKKVVSTMSLYVSPRNGDNLGDKDNLWDGDNPWGTGQVSPVSPALGKGMRDETFGLDVADVPTGWGGDGNTGTVQHPWGATRGPQVPLSPHLVWGVPMCPHHCGGEGEQAMSPGPTPAGTLTGAVWGHAERCCPHGSGDSPTGVTGEALCPPRAGQGEHQLDAAAGVTLSPALSPPSPYTKDPQDSMGTRSPSPDTPRTGGRRSGNRHLGGPLKDTGHPPGKVPVSPCPHWQESGDSFELEELPSTSEDDDDDNEGDTHEESGRSLCPSITIRRSFMLHGGSGRSDSSGFVEEPVWGHPPARLCDTDQTA from the exons ATGTCACTGTGGTCACCCCATGTCACAGCTCTCATGTTGCTGCAGGGTGACCCCCCACCCGGCGCTGCGGCCATGGAGGGGACATCGGTGCTGAGCCCGTCCTGGTGGGAGAAGCGGCGAGCGTGGGCCCGGCAGAGCCGGAGCTGGCGACCCACGGCCCCCGACGAGGATGATGTGGCCCCCAACGAGGACGATGTGGCCCCCGATGAGGACGAGGTGGCCCCCGCCACCCGCCATGTCCCTGAGCTGCCGGCCCCCGACCTGGACGACGTTTTTCTCGAAG gaaGCCCCTCCAGGAAGATCGAGACGTGGCTGCAGGAGTGTGG GTCACTGGTGGAGGAGCCGGGCTCGCCGGGTCCCTTGG GGTGTGAGAACAACGGGACCAGCTTCGAGGACGACCTGACGCTGGGAGCTGAAG CCCTTCTGCTACTGGGGAGCCACGAGGTAACAGGCAG CGTGGTGGCGGTGACACGGGGCTGTCCCCCCCGCAGCGTGGCGGCGGTGCTGGCGTGGCGGCAGGAGGATGCCGAGGAGATCCTGGTCAGCCTGGGCTTCGCGCGCAGCGAGCCGGGGGCCATGGCGCGTGTCCCCCCCCGCTTCCTGGCCACCCCATCCCGCGCCAGGGGCATGGACGTCGGGCTCTTCCTCCGCGCACAAGTGCAGCGGCTGGAGACGGAGGAGCCCGGGCTGGCGCTGGCCG GTCGCTTCCAGCAGGCGCAGGCTCTGGCTGTCACCGCCGACACTTTCTTCTGCCTCTATTCCTACGTCTCGCGGATCCCCGTGCGGTGCAtctgtcccccccaccccgcctggccgtgtccccgtgtccccgacACgcgtgtgtcccccccagcccagcccaccaTCCTCTCGCCCATTGAGAGGCTGAAGAAGGTCGTATCCACCATGTCTCTCTACGTGTCCCCGCGGAACGGGGACAACCTGGGGGACAAGGACAATCTGTGGGATGGGGACAACCCGTGGGGGACCGGGCaggtgtcccctgtgtcccctgccctggggaaggggatgcGGGATGAGACGTTTGGGTTGGATGTGGCCGATGTCCCCAcgggctggggaggggatgggaaTACGGGGACAGTGCAGCACCCTTGGGGAGCAACGAGGGGTCCCCAAGTGCCGCTGTCACCTCACCTGgtgtggggtgtccccatgtgtccccatcactgtggtggggagggggagcagGCAATGTCCCCAGGCCCAACCCCAGCGGGGACACTGACTGGAGCTGTGTGGGGACACGCAGAGCGGTGCTGTCCCCATGGCAGCGGTGACAGCCCCACGGGGGTGACCGGGGAAGCTCTGTGTCCCCCGAGAGCAGGACAGGGGGAGCACCAGCTGGACGCTGCTGCAGGTGTCACCTTGTCCCCAGCGCTGAGTCCCCCATCCCCCTACACCAAGGACCCCCAGGACTCCATGGGGACACGTTCCCCCAGCCCAGACACCCCAAGAACTGGAGGCCGCCGGAGTGGGAACCGGCACCTGGGGGGCCCCCTGAAGGACACCGGACACCCCCCCGGGaaggtccccgtgtccccctgtccccactggCAGGAATCGGGTGACTCCTTTGAGCTGGAGGAG CTCCCGAGCACCAGCGAGGATGATGACGATGACAACGAAGGTGACACCCACGAGGAATCCGGtcggtccctctgtccctccatCACCATCCGGAGAA GTTTCATGCTGCACGGTGGCAGCGGCCGGTCCGACAGCAGCGGCTTCGTGGAGGAGCCGGTGTGGGGACACCCACCCGCCCGGCTTTGTGACACCGACCAGACGGCCTGA
- the TESPA1 gene encoding protein TESPA1 isoform X3 → MEGTSVLSPSWWEKRRAWARQSRSWRPTAPDEDDVAPNEDDVAPDEDEVAPATRHVPELPAPDLDDVFLEGSPSRKIETWLQECGSLVEEPGSPGPLGCENNGTSFEDDLTLGAEALLLLGSHEVTGRAPRDKPPSVASSGLSSLPTKTSCSVVAVTRGCPPRSVAAVLAWRQEDAEEILVSLGFARSEPGAMARVPPRFLATPSRARGMDVGLFLRAQVQRLETEEPGLALAGRFQQAQALAVTADTFFCLYSYVSRIPVRCICPPHPAWPCPRVPDTRVSPPAQPTILSPIERLKKVVSTMSLYVSPRNGDNLGDKDNLWDGDNPWGTGQVSPVSPALGKGMRDETFGLDVADVPTGWGGDGNTGTVQHPWGATRGPQVPLSPHLVWGVPMCPHHCGGEGEQAMSPGPTPAGTLTGAVWGHAERCCPHGSGDSPTGVTGEALCPPRAGQGEHQLDAAAGVTLSPALSPPSPYTKDPQDSMGTRSPSPDTPRTGGRRSGNRHLGGPLKDTGHPPGKVPVSPCPHWQESGDSFELEELPSTSEDDDDDNEGDTHEESGRSLCPSITIRRSFMLHGGSGRSDSSGFVEEPVWGHPPARLCDTDQTA, encoded by the exons ATGGAGGGGACATCGGTGCTGAGCCCGTCCTGGTGGGAGAAGCGGCGAGCGTGGGCCCGGCAGAGCCGGAGCTGGCGACCCACGGCCCCCGACGAGGATGATGTGGCCCCCAACGAGGACGATGTGGCCCCCGATGAGGACGAGGTGGCCCCCGCCACCCGCCATGTCCCTGAGCTGCCGGCCCCCGACCTGGACGACGTTTTTCTCGAAG gaaGCCCCTCCAGGAAGATCGAGACGTGGCTGCAGGAGTGTGG GTCACTGGTGGAGGAGCCGGGCTCGCCGGGTCCCTTGG GGTGTGAGAACAACGGGACCAGCTTCGAGGACGACCTGACGCTGGGAGCTGAAG CCCTTCTGCTACTGGGGAGCCACGAGGTAACAGGCAG AGCCCCGAGGGACAAACCCCCCAGTGTGGCCTCCAGTGGcctctccagcctccccacCAAGACCAGTTGCAG CGTGGTGGCGGTGACACGGGGCTGTCCCCCCCGCAGCGTGGCGGCGGTGCTGGCGTGGCGGCAGGAGGATGCCGAGGAGATCCTGGTCAGCCTGGGCTTCGCGCGCAGCGAGCCGGGGGCCATGGCGCGTGTCCCCCCCCGCTTCCTGGCCACCCCATCCCGCGCCAGGGGCATGGACGTCGGGCTCTTCCTCCGCGCACAAGTGCAGCGGCTGGAGACGGAGGAGCCCGGGCTGGCGCTGGCCG GTCGCTTCCAGCAGGCGCAGGCTCTGGCTGTCACCGCCGACACTTTCTTCTGCCTCTATTCCTACGTCTCGCGGATCCCCGTGCGGTGCAtctgtcccccccaccccgcctggccgtgtccccgtgtccccgacACgcgtgtgtcccccccagcccagcccaccaTCCTCTCGCCCATTGAGAGGCTGAAGAAGGTCGTATCCACCATGTCTCTCTACGTGTCCCCGCGGAACGGGGACAACCTGGGGGACAAGGACAATCTGTGGGATGGGGACAACCCGTGGGGGACCGGGCaggtgtcccctgtgtcccctgccctggggaaggggatgcGGGATGAGACGTTTGGGTTGGATGTGGCCGATGTCCCCAcgggctggggaggggatgggaaTACGGGGACAGTGCAGCACCCTTGGGGAGCAACGAGGGGTCCCCAAGTGCCGCTGTCACCTCACCTGgtgtggggtgtccccatgtgtccccatcactgtggtggggagggggagcagGCAATGTCCCCAGGCCCAACCCCAGCGGGGACACTGACTGGAGCTGTGTGGGGACACGCAGAGCGGTGCTGTCCCCATGGCAGCGGTGACAGCCCCACGGGGGTGACCGGGGAAGCTCTGTGTCCCCCGAGAGCAGGACAGGGGGAGCACCAGCTGGACGCTGCTGCAGGTGTCACCTTGTCCCCAGCGCTGAGTCCCCCATCCCCCTACACCAAGGACCCCCAGGACTCCATGGGGACACGTTCCCCCAGCCCAGACACCCCAAGAACTGGAGGCCGCCGGAGTGGGAACCGGCACCTGGGGGGCCCCCTGAAGGACACCGGACACCCCCCCGGGaaggtccccgtgtccccctgtccccactggCAGGAATCGGGTGACTCCTTTGAGCTGGAGGAG CTCCCGAGCACCAGCGAGGATGATGACGATGACAACGAAGGTGACACCCACGAGGAATCCGGtcggtccctctgtccctccatCACCATCCGGAGAA GTTTCATGCTGCACGGTGGCAGCGGCCGGTCCGACAGCAGCGGCTTCGTGGAGGAGCCGGTGTGGGGACACCCACCCGCCCGGCTTTGTGACACCGACCAGACGGCCTGA